The following proteins are encoded in a genomic region of Drosophila miranda strain MSH22 chromosome 4, D.miranda_PacBio2.1, whole genome shotgun sequence:
- the LOC108164118 gene encoding uncharacterized protein LOC108164118, which produces MASEVGSYTNKVHYIKKKILEQLTKKKYAQVFMRPMDKHHGDYQNVIKKPMDLGTIITGVQSRLYRNADEVIADLRLVYQNWFVLKKGSTILCRPANQLQKFVENKLVQMPDGKEFEIKKDSRMTARSIKDFPWLQLNGTQEMEHLSTFIRIKTESDSVRAEPATELVYEISELTEDHMPDRTETVMDPVWVSVVPEPVDVPMPMTTETTDPVCLSVIPEPIDAPVLMIPDPTPMITETKYDPMPMITETMDDPMPLITETIVDPMPMITETMDDPMSLDDPLPMITETMDDPMPMITETMDDPMPLITETIVDPMPMITETMDEPMPLITVTMDDPMPLITETIDDPMPLITETIVDPMPLITDTIVDPMPMITEPLDPVWMSMIPEPLDPVWMSMTRKEQRMSAMRMIHCV; this is translated from the exons ATG GCTTCTGAGGTCGGTTCATACACGAATAAAGTCCACTACATCAAGAAGAAAATCCTCGAACAGCTAACAAAGAAAAAATATGCACAGGTGTTCATGCGGCCGATGGACAAGCACCACGGGGATTATCAAAACGTAATCAAGAAGCCCATGGACCTGGGCACAATCATCACCGGGGTGCAGAGTCGATTGTATCGGAATGCGGACGAAGTGATAGCTGATCTGAGGCTGGTCTACCAGAATTGGTTTGTTTTGAAGAAGGGCAGTACGATCCTGTGCCGACCCGCTAATCAGTTGCAGAAGTTCGTGGAAAACAAGCTGGTGCAAATGCCAGATGGCAAAGAGTTTGAGATCAAGAAGGATTCCAGGATGACGGCCAGGTCCATCAAGGACTTTCCCTGGCTGCAGTTGAATGGCACGCAGGAGATGGAACACCTTTCAACTTTTATTCGAATCAAAACAGAGTCTGATAGTGTGAGAGCAGAGCCTGCGACTGAATTGGTGTATGAGATATCAGAGCTCACGGAGGATCATATGCCGGACAGAACAGAGACTGTGATGGATCCTGTCTGGGTGTCTGTCGTGCCGGAGCCTGTGGATGTGCCAATGCCTATGACAACAGAGACTACGGATCCCGTCTGTTTGTCTGTTATACCAGAACCTATAGACGCTCCAGTGCTTATGATACCAGATCCAACCCCTATGATAACAGAGACTAAGTACGATCCAATGCCTATGATAACAGAGACTATGGACGATCCCATGCCTTTGATAACAGAGACTATAGTCGATCCCATGCCTATGATAACAGAGACTATGGACGATCCCATGTCTTTGGATGATCCGTTGCCTATGATAACAGAGACTATGGATGATCCAATGCCTATGATAACAGAGACTATGGACGATCCCATGCCTTTGATAACAGAGACTATAGTCGATCCCATGCCTATGATAACAGAGACTATGGACGAGCCCATGCCTTTGATAACAGTGACTATGGACGATCCCATGCCTTTGATAACAGAGACTATCGACGATCCCATGCCTTTGATAACAGAGACTATAGTCGATCCCATGCCTTTGATAACAGATACTATAGTCGATCCCATGCCTATGATAACAGAGCCTCTGGATCCTGTCTGGATGTCTATGATACCAGAGCCTTTGGATCCTGTCTGGATGTCTATGACACGGAAAGAGCAGAGGATGTCAGCGATGAGGATGATCCATTGCGTATAA
- the LOC117189097 gene encoding uncharacterized protein LOC117189097, protein MWDRGVDDLTSCELHIVMHIVVQHNMPATVRNGKVEFSITKFSPQVVSLIKEGLHLTRRSYKALVPQVMTPDDQKILTDSLQAQLGEITAKLSSNRTAVKRSSTTTSTACKSLELEEPFGPAAMAKMARLSDEEEKVEVQEIMKKQRKKKRHKHHKKSKKHRLNERNQAQPE, encoded by the exons ATGTGGGACAGGGGCGTGGATGATCTGACGTCGTGTGAGCTGCACATCGTCATGCATATAGTGGTGCAGCACAATATGCCAGCCACCGTTAGAAACGGCAAAGTGGAGTTTAGCATAACGAAGTTCTCCCCCCAAGTCGTATCCCTGATCAAGGAGGGTCTGCATCTGACGAGACGCAGCTACAAGGCGCTGGTGCCGCAAGTAATGACCCCCGACGACCAGAAGATATTGACCGACAGCCTGCAAGCCCAGCTGGGAGAAATCACTGCCAAATTATCCTCAAATCGTACGGCGGTTAAAAGGAGCAGTACTACCACTAGCACTGCCTGCAAAAGTCTGGAGCTGGAGGAACCCTTCGGTCCAGCGGCAATGGCGAAAATGGCACGTCTATCCGATGAAGAGGAGAAGGTGGAGGTGCAGGAAATAATGAAAAAGCAGAGGAAAAAGAAGCGCCATAAAC ATCATAAAAAATCGAAGAAACATCGACTAAACGAAAGGAATCAAGCGCAACCCGAATAA
- the LOC108164156 gene encoding uncharacterized protein LOC108164156 — MASEVGSYTNKVHYIKKKILEQLTKKKYAQVFMRPMDKHHGDYQNVIKKPMDLGTIITGVQSRLYRNADEVIADLRLVYQNWFVLKKGSTILCRPANQLQKFVENKLVQMPDGKEFEIKKDSRMTARSIKDFPRLQLNGTQEMEHLSTFIPIKTESDSVRAEPATELVYEISELTEDHMPDRTKTVMDPVWVSVVPEPVDVPMPMTTETTDPVCLSVIPEPIDAPVLMIPDPTPMITETKYDPMPMITETKYDPMPMITETMDDPMPLITETIVDPKPMITETMDDPMSLDDPLPMITETMDDPMPMITETMDDPMPLITETIVDPMPMITETMDEPMPLITETMDDPMPLITETMDDPMPLITETIVDPMPLITEPLDPVWMSMIPEPLDPVWMSMTPEPMTPVRMWMCVPAEPLDDRKKEEDVSDEDDPLRIITKILGKAQLEDYLRAAEQPIDDADPEDFENNCKMWDRGVDDLTSCELHIVMHIVVQHNMPATVRNGKVEFSITKFSPQVVSLIKEGLHLTRRSYKALVPQVMTPDDQKILTDSLQAQLGEITAKLSSNRTAVKRSSTTTSTACKSLELEEPFGPAAMAKMARLSDEEEKVEVQEIMKKQRKKKRHKHHKKSKKHRLNERNQAQPE; from the exons ATG GCTTCTGAGGTCGGTTCATACACGAATAAAGTCCACTACATCAAGAAGAAAATCCTCGAACAGCTAACAAAGAAAAAATATGCACAGGTGTTCATGCGGCCGATGGACAAGCACCACGGGGATTATCAAAACGTAATCAAGAAGCCCATGGACCTGGGCACAATCATCACCGGGGTGCAGAGTCGATTGTATCGGAATGCGGACGAAGTGATAGCTGATCTGAGGCTGGTCTACCAGAATTGGTTTGTTTTGAAGAAGGGCAGTACGATCCTGTGCCGACCCGCTAATCAGTTGCAGAAGTTCGTGGAAAACAAGCTGGTGCAAATGCCAGATGGCAAAGAGTTTGAGATCAAGAAGGATTCCAGGATGACGGCCAGGTCCATCAAGGACTTTCCCCGGCTGCAGTTGAATGGCACGCAGGAGATGGAACACCTTTCAACTTTTATTCCAATCAAAACAGAGTCTGATAGTGTGAGAGCAGAGCCTGCGACTGAATTGGTGTATGAGATATCAGAGCTCACGGAGGATCATATGCCGGACAGAACAAAAACTGTGATGGATCCTGTCTGGGTGTCTGTCGTGCCGGAGCCTGTGGATGTGCCAATGCCTATGACAACAGAGACTACGGATCCCGTCTGTTTGTCTGTTATACCAGAACCTATAGACGCTCCAGTGCTTATGATACCAGATCCAACCCCTATGATAACAGAGACTAAGTACGATCCAATGCCTATGATAACAGAGACTAAGTACGATCCAATGCCTATGATAACAGAGACTATGGACGATCCCATGCCTTTGATAACAGAGACTATAGTCGATCCCAAGCCTATGATAACAGAGACTATGGACGATCCCATGTCTTTGGATGATCCGTTGCCTATGATAACAGAGACTATGGATGATCCAATGCCTATGATAACAGAGACTATGGACGATCCCATGCCTTTGATAACAGAGACTATAGTCGATCCCATGCCTATGATAACAGAGACTATGGACGAGCCCATGCCTTTGATAACAGAGACTATGGACGATCCCATGCCTTTGATAACAGAGACTATGGACGATCCCATGCCTTTGATAACAGAGACTATAGTCGATCCCATGCCTTTGATAACAGAGCCTCTGGATCCTGTCTGGATGTCTATGATACCAGAGCCTTTGGATCCTGTCTGGATGTCTATGACACCAGAGCCTATGACGCCTGTGCggatgtggatgtgtgtgCCCGCCGAGCCTTTGGATGATCGAAAGAAAGAAGAGGATGTCAGCGATGAGGATGATCCATTGCGTATAATTACTAAAATCCTGGGCAAAGCGCAGCTGGAGGACTACCTGAGGGCAGCGGAACAGCCCATCGATGATGCTGATCCTGAGGACTTTGAGAACAACTGCAAGATGTGGGACAGGGGCGTGGATGATCTGACGTCGTGTGAGCTGCACATCGTCATGCATATAGTGGTGCAGCACAATATGCCAGCCACCGTTAGAAACGGCAAAGTGGAGTTCAGCATAACGAAGTTCTCCCCCCAAGTCGTATCCCTGATCAAGGAGGGTCTGCATCTGACGAGACGCAGCTACAAGGCGCTGGTGCCGCAAGTAATGACCCCCGACGACCAGAAGATATTGACCGACAGCCTGCAAGCCCAGCTGGGAGAAATCACTGCCAAATTATCCTCAAATCGTACGGCGGTTAAAAGGAGCAGTACTACCACTAGCACTGCCTGCAAAAGTCTGGAGCTGGAGGAACCCTTCGGTCCAGCGGCAATGGCGAAAATGGCACGTCTATCCGATGAAGAGGAGAAGGTGGAGGTGCAGGAAATAATGAAAAAGCAGAGGAAAAAGAAGCGCCATAAACATCATAAAAAATCGAAGAAACATCGACTAAACGAAAGGAATCAAGCGCAACCCGAATAA